The following coding sequences are from one Lycium ferocissimum isolate CSIRO_LF1 chromosome 3, AGI_CSIRO_Lferr_CH_V1, whole genome shotgun sequence window:
- the LOC132048998 gene encoding pentatricopeptide repeat-containing protein At1g62910-like — MAHLLQLLPHPNGHQVIQQKKEKEQGKLGVNSNFENVKCLDDAVSVFHQMKLVIPIRVFILNNLINSYCLMHRADCEFLVLSIYLKNGIPFDVVTFTTLIREFFVENKVKDAIELFKKVVQENICVESCRNLDAAIDLLNEMRRKGIPPNIVTHNSMIDGLCKFGQWEKVMTLFSEMLNLNIYPDVFTFSMLIDGLCKEGKVEDAKDVMRHMIDKV; from the exons ATGGCACACTTATTGCAGCTATTACCACATCCTAATGGCCATCAAGTCATTcagcaaaagaaagaaaaggagcaA GGTAAACTTGGGGTAAATAGCAATTTTGAGAATGTCAAATGTTTAGATGATGCTGTCAGTGTCTTCCATCAAATG AAATTGGTTATCCCAATTAGGGTATTCATCTTGAATAACCTGATTAACAGTTATTGCTTGATGCATCGCGCTGATTGTGAATTTTTGGTGTTATCCATTTATTTGAAGAATGGTATTCCATTTGATGTTGTCACTTTTACCACCCTAATTAGGGAATTCTTTGTTGAAAATAAGGTCAAAGATGCAATTGAGTTGTTTAAAAAGGTAGTGCAGGAGAATATTTGTGTGGAGTCAT GTCGAAACTTAGATGCTGCTATCGATCTTTTGAACGAGATGAGGCGGAAAGGCATTCCTCCTAACATAGTCACACATAATTCAATGATTGATGGTTTGTGTAAGTTTGGTCAATGGGAAAAAGTTATGACTTTGTTCTCTGAGATGCTGAACCTTAATATTTATCCAGATGTTTTCACCTTCAGCATGCTGATTGACGGACTAtgcaaagaaggaaaagttgaaGATGCCAAGGACGTAATGAGACACATGATCGATAAAGTGTAG